From Falco cherrug isolate bFalChe1 chromosome 4, bFalChe1.pri, whole genome shotgun sequence, one genomic window encodes:
- the MPND gene encoding LOW QUALITY PROTEIN: MPN domain-containing protein (The sequence of the model RefSeq protein was modified relative to this genomic sequence to represent the inferred CDS: deleted 1 base in 1 codon), with product MAALVATSPGGDECLEEDEDELEPGLDEAEAEPEAGSGAKVAGDTRGAVLTRRGITLRVLLRDGLLEPARGVLSIYYLGKKFVGDLGADGTITWQETGQVFNSPSAWATHCKRLVNPAKKSGCGWASVRYKGQKLDQYKAAWLRKHQPNVPPAEESLASEGEEEEMPEDEEEEATREGRAPVPELAVTKKLEERSKKQQCKSLAEPAGMDHGPPAKRLESKPRVPVRYCTLGTRDSARSPQTLVEVTSFAAINKFQPFNVAISSNVLLLLDFHSHLTRSEVVGYLGGRWDTNTQLLTVLRAFPCRTRLGDAEAAGAVEEEICQSLFLRGLSLVGWYHSHPSAPALPSLHDIDAQMDYQLKLQGSGNSFQPCLALICGPYYHGNPGVESKIAPFWVMPPPEQRPNDYGIPMDVEVAYIQDGFLTNDVLQEMTLLVEFYKGAPDLVKFQELWSQDQTYLDKLKGSLASRTPKDQSFTHVLEQIYSLLKLSS from the exons ATGGCAG CGCTGGTGGCCACGTCCCCCGGCGGGGATGAGTGCCTGGAGGAGGACGAGGACGAGCTGGAGCCGGGGCTGGACGAGGCGGAGGCCGAGCCGGAGGCCGGGAGTGGGGCCAAGGTGGCAGGGGACACCCGGGGCGCCGTGCTCACCCGCCGCGGCATCACCCTCCGCGTCCTGCTCCGCGACGGGCTCCTCGAGCCGGCCCGTGGCGTCCTCTCCATCTACTACCTG GGCAAGAAGTTCGTGGGGGACCTGGGGGCGGACGGGACCATCACGTGGCAGGAGACGGGGCAGGTCTTCAACTCGCCCAGCGCCTGGGCCACCCACTGCAAGCGCCTGGTGAACCCCGCCAAGAAGTCGGGGTGCGGGTGGGCGTCCGTGCGCTACAAGGGCCAGAAGCTGGACCAGTACAAAGCTGCGTGGCTGCGCAAGCACCAGCCCAACGTGCCGCCTGCCGAGGAG agcctggccagtgagggcgaggaggaggagatgcctgaggatgaagaggaggaggcgACGAGGGAGGGTCGGGCGCCTGTGCCGGAGCTGGCGGTTACCAaaaagctggaggagaggagcaAGAAACAACAATGCAAGAGCCTGGCGGAGCCGGCGGGGATGG ATCACGGCCCCCCGGCGAAGCGGTTGGAGAGCAAACCCCGGGTGCCCGTCCGCTACTGCACCCTGGGCACCCGTGACTCGGCCAG GAGCCCCCAGACCCTGGTGGAGGTGACATCGTTCGCCGCCATCAACAAGTTCCAGCCCTTCAACGTGGCCATTTCCAGCAACgtcctgctgctcctg GACTTCCATAGCCACCTGACGCGGAGCGAAGTGGTGGGCTACCTGGGGGGGCGGTGGGACACCAACACACAAT TGCTGACGGTGCTGCGAGCCTTCCCGTGCCGGACCCGCCTGGGCGATGCCGAAGCTGCCGGTGCCGTGGAGGAGGAG ATCTGCCAGAGCCTGTTCCTGCGGGGGCTGTCGCTGGTGGGCTGGTACCACAGCCAC CCTTCGGCCCCCGCACTGCCCTCCCTGCACGACATCGACGCGCAGATGGATTACCAGCTCAAGCTGCAGGGCAGCGGCAACagcttccagccctgcctggctctcaTCTGCG GACCCTACTATCATGGCAACCCCGGCGTGGAGTCCAAAATCGCACCCTTCTGGGTGATGCCGCCGCCAGAG CAACGGCCCAACGACTACGGCATCCCCATGGATGTGGAGGTGGCTTACATCCAGGATGGATTCCTCACCAACGACGTCCTGCAGGAGATG acgCTGCTGGTGGAGTTTTATAAGGGAGCCCCCGACCTGGTGAAGTTCCAGGAGCTGTGGAGTCAGGATCAAACCTACCTGGACAAGCTAAAG GGCTCCCTGGCATCCCGCACCCCCAAAGACCAGAGCTTCACCCACGTCCTGGAGCAGATCTACAGCCTCCTCAAGCTcagcagctga